From Oryza sativa Japonica Group chromosome 4, ASM3414082v1, one genomic window encodes:
- the LOC4336811 gene encoding uncharacterized protein, translating to MASTPAAGPNGVASPAGQAPSSSLPGFHEAPPSVLISRPSWIVRSESNIRRERPKRPDPPCTICRGTGKIDCRNCFGRGRTNHADLVMLPKGEWPQWCRICGGSGLDYCHRCHGTGEFREPMGFHFATIHRK from the exons ATGgcttcgacgccggcggccggccccAACGGcgtggcgtcgccggcggggcAGGCTCCTTCGAGCTCGCTCCCCGGATTTCACGAGGCCCCTCCTAGCGTGCTCATATCGAGACCTTCATGGATCGTCCGCAGCGAG TCAAATATTAGGAGGGAGAGACCAAAAAGGCCTGATCCTCCATGCACCATCTGCAGAGGCACAGGCAAAATAGATTGCCGCAACTGTTTTGGTCGAG GGAGAACCAATCATGCCGATCTTGTCATGCTCCCGAAGGGCGAATGGCCACAATG GTGCCGTATATGTGGTGGTAGCGGGTTAGATTACTGCCACCGTTGCCATGGAACCGGTGAATTTCGAGAACCCATGGGCTTTCACTTCGCTACCATCCACAGGAAATGA